Proteins found in one Lonchura striata isolate bLonStr1 chromosome 27, bLonStr1.mat, whole genome shotgun sequence genomic segment:
- the BCDIN3D gene encoding RNA 5'-monophosphate methyltransferase has translation MAAPIGRGGAEPGAAPYGNFPNYSRFHPPEGRVSLLPQGLLHSLFPAATRPLLGLDVGCNSGELSVALYQHLLGLQDSRSGPEPPGAARELQLLCCDIDPELIRRAQQSSPFPASISFASLDFMDPGAREPFLSSYLERFGRSSFDIGFCMSVTMWIHLNHGDGGLLEFLALLASLCTFLLVEPQPWRCYRAAARRLRRLGRADFEHFRALRICGDMAASVTRILTQQCAMELVCSFGSTAWDRSLLLFRSTARPQGSG, from the exons ATGGCGGCGCCCATCGGCCGCGGCGGCGCCgagcccggcgcggctccctaCGGGAACTTCCCCAATTACTCCCGGTTCCACCCGCCCGAGGGCCGCGTCAGCCTCCTGCCCCAGGGGCTCCTGCACAGCCTCTTCCCCGCGGCCACCCGCCCGCTCCTCGGGCTCGATGTGGGCTGCAACTCCGGG GAGCTCAGCGTGGCTCTGTACCAGcacctcctggggctccaggaCAGCCGTTCTggcccggagccgccgggcgCCGcgagggagctgcagctgctgtgctgcgaCATCGACCCCGAGCTGATCCGGAgggcccagcagagcagccccttccctgcATCCATCTCCTTTGCCAGCCTGGACTTCATGGACCCCGGGGCCAGGGAGCCCTTCCTGAGCTCCTACCTGGAGCGCTTCGGCCGCTCCTCCTTCGACATCGGCTTCTGCATGTCGGTGACCATGTGGATCCACCTGAACCACGGCGACGGGGGCCTGCTGGAGTTCCTGGCGCTGCTGGCCTCGCTGTGCACCTTCCTGCTGgtggagccccagccctggaggtgcTACCGGGCGGCCGCGCGCCGGCTGCGCCGCCTGGGCCGCGCCGACTTCGAGCACTTCCGCGCGCTGCGGATCTGCGGGGACATGGCCGCGAGCGTCACGCGCATCCTGACGCAGCAGTGCGCCATGGAGCTCGTCTGCTCCTTCGGGAGCACCGCCTGGGACAGGAGCCTGCTGCTCTTCAGGTCCACGGCCCGTCCCCAGGGCTCCGGCTGA